The Falco biarmicus isolate bFalBia1 chromosome 1, bFalBia1.pri, whole genome shotgun sequence DNA segment TGCCTTCCGTAGAGGAAAGGCTTTCGACCTGTTGCTGCCGAACTGTAAAAGTCAGCAGCTTTCCTTTGTTTCACGAGTGTATTCTTGTAGGTAGccccatgtatttttttctcagcatgcCTAGTGATTCTGAGGGTTTTGGGGGAGGTTTAAAGCAGAGCTTTAGTTTTCTTTGGACTTTGCTTTGAACCTGTCTGTTTGCTGTGCGGAATTTGAATTTGTAATAATTTCTCCCCTTAGTGCAGGTTGCAGTACTGCTTACTGCCTTTAAGAAACAACTGCAGCATCTTCACatagttttttatttcttattttaggTCTTAAGCATCCAAGTGAAGTGTTACCACGAAATCATTACTATAGGTTACAGAGTCTACCACTCGTATGATTTACCATGGTTTAGATCCCTCAGCTGGTGAGTAGCAAGCAAGAACATCAATAAGCAGGGATGGGAAACTTAAATGTTCATGTTCCTCATGTCCTCTCATGGCAGAATGATGGCTTTGTATGTcatgtgcacacacaaaacTTGACATCTGTCTCTAATACAGGATTCTGTAGCTGTCTTCCACCTCTGAACTTGGACAAGTTAGTTGGCCTTTTACTATCACAATTTTTCCCTTgatagaaatacatatatatgtaaatatatatatgtatgcatgtgtatatgcTTTAAGTCAGAACTGAGCATGTGTAAGCTATCTAAAAATGTGCATAGCCAAATAATCACCTGATATGTATTACCtgaactgctttgctttttttttttttttacattggcTGTTAACCTTGCACAAGTAATAAATAGAACAGGTACCTTAAAAGCTCCTCTACACGCACGCAGAGAATTGAAATAATAGCATACAAGCTTTAAATCCTTTCCAATCATGCATTTAATCACAGGACAGCATACATGTAGTGTTGGGGGATCTTCTGAAAGGCAAAACataagattaatttttctggCAAATCCCAGATACTTGTGACAATGTCCAGTTTACATAGGGCTGGATAGAACTGGGGAAATCAACTCTTCTGAGttctgggaggaaaaagaaaagcttttgattAGCATTAGTGTTATGGGAAGGTGTTGGGCGCATGTAGTCTCTAAGGTGCTTAAGGACACAATTCTTCGACATGGCCTGTGTTGTGTTGTTTCAGATTTGTGTtgggtttgtcttttttaaGGAATTGAAATATCTGTGTTATTCCCTGTCTCTTATCACATCGCTTCTTCACTTCTAGAAGCAACTTTACTGTGTAATGTTGTCGATTCCTGCTGTTGGCTTTTCTGTAAGTGCTAATCGGTTCCCCTCTGGTCACACCTGGATTATCCAGGGGAATGATCTACCGTCTGCTTTATTCCATAGCTTCTGGATCTACAGCTACGGCGCTCAGGCATGAATGATTCTACAGCCTTACCAAAATGTTTAGAGGACAATATAGGCACTCTACCACTTAGTCTACTTTGGCAGTTGGCCACTGTCACCTTCATATGTGGAGCTCAATCAACTCCCCTGTATTGCTATACTAGTTAACATCAGAGTTCCTTTCAGTCCAACATCTGGCCACTGAGACATTTCAATGAGATGAGAGAGTCCTGTTAGTAGTCTGAAGATCAACTGTTTGGCTCAGAGATGTGAAGTCTTGCAAAATGAGTGTCAACATCTATTAGGGGGAAAAGGATGAGTACCAATTGCTTGAAGACTAGCTGGAGATCCAGTTTATCACAAGTTTTTATCTTCTGTGGCTGACTTTGGTAGTAAGCTGAGGAGtatgttgcccagagaggtgcaTCTCTTAGTGATTTCGGATTTGCTATTTATTGGTTTTTACTGAGTGCTGCCTTGGTATTTGAGGATCCCATTGTGACTTTAGAAAGCCAAGTAATTGAACTTGCATGAAAACCTGTGACAGCGTTACTGCATACTGACTGCTTTGGCTGAAGGGAATTTCTTTGAAGATCTTGCAAAAAGAGATGGCTGAAGGTGACGTTTCACCTCAGTTGAACTTTGGGTATGAACATAGTCCCACAAAATTGTTTTGGAAGAGTTGTAGTAATACCTGCATTTACTAGTTAGTTGATGGATTTAACCCGGTCAGAGTAACGCTCGGTCAAGAAAGCTAAAAGGCAAAGTGCATGGTGGAGTAGAGCAGGAGATGCAGCAGTAACTCTTTCAGATGTGAATCTTCAGGCCAGATGGCAAAAGTATAGTTACATTCAGATCCTTCAGCTCTGTCACATGCACTGTGTTACAACCTCAGCGGTTTCGTTATGCAAgtaccttttttcttgtttgtaagGCAGAAATTACAAACCATCCTTATTAGGATACAGGAGAAGCATATGCAGAATTTCTTGTGTTGGTATCGATGATAGCAGGTActtgttctttgcttttagGATATCTGAAAAGGACTTGCATAGGTGTGGAGTATTCAATACTGTAGTTAAgggtgaaattaattttccaacTGTATcctgctgtgtttgtttttctagtgcagttgctttagaaaaaattaattacaaagaTTGGCTTGTCGGAGGAGACACCAACCCAGAAGTATAAGACTGGGTTTAtacttgaattttatttatatcacatcttttcttcccttctggttttccttttgtgtggtgtgttttattgtggttttttgtttgttttctttttaagaatgaCACTTAAATACATACTATCTTGTTAAAATAACTTCTAGTTATTGTGTGTTGTAGGTACTTTTTGCTCTGCGTGAACTACTTCTTTTACGGAGAGACTGTAGCTGATTACTTTGCTACGTTTGTTCAGAGAAGAGAACAGCTTCAATTCCTAATTCGTTACCACAGGTTTATATCTTTTGCACTCTATTTAACGGGTAAGTGTAGGAAatttcaaaaatgaaagaactttgtgctgcatttgtttctttgcttatttcttttaaaaaaaaatcatttctcCCCAGCTTTATGcactttcaatttctttttcctcttgatgTTTGAGGAAATGAGGTGTTTGTGGTTccatttttcctgtgaaaagatGAATATTAATTTTGTGTTCACCGAGAGTAAGAAAGCAGCCTAAACAAGTAGATTATTTGGAGGAAGTTGAGCTAATAGTGCTCAAGAGAAGTTGGCATGAAGTAATTTTGATCGCTGAGGAAGTGGGGCTCTAGTACTGGAATACATGAACACTATTTTGGCAGTCTGTGGGGATGACTTATATGTGTAATTGCTGTGCTGGGCCGatgctttattttgcaagtgTTCTAGTAGGTCTACAGCAATAAGATTTAccaatgtattttaaactgatTATTCAAAATGCCTGAAGGTTTATTTTGAATGCAAGATACTCAGATGCTTTCCTCATGGATAGATTTTCCTCACTAtccaaagaatatttaaaagccTCTTCTCTAGGAAGACAAGATGTAAGCTGGCAGTCTTGTGGGTATTGCTTTGTGATACACATGTCCATGGTATTTTCAGCGATGCAGTTGATATTACTTTAGcataaaattaaatcaattGAAGACTCAGATTGTCCTAAGGGACAGGAGACTGCTATGCTACAAATACttgtaaaatatattaagaaaCCTGATCTTCACGATGAACTGTCAGTCTGTCTactcttaatttatttttttttaaaccagataAAAATTCTACTCTGTGCTTAGATTGCAAACTTGAAACTGACTTTGCAAGACTTGACCTTTTTCAGTTGCCTTTGGCTTGAGGAAACTAACTGAGCTAATGCCTCGTGCCAGCTGAAGGATGGTGAGGGGAGAGATGAGACAAGCCAGTCATAAGCAAAAGCAGGTGACAGAAGGTAGCAGAACCCCGTGGTGGCTGTCACATTGGGATTGTGGGGTCACTGAGGGGCTGTCCCCAAGGTTAAGGGTCTTTTAAGGACCTCTGACCCCTGCTGGTGCAGGACGTTGCCCTAGTGGAGAAGAGATGCTGTCTTAGCCACCCAGAATGTTTCTTTTAGTCAGTTGAATTCTCCCATACCTGCACTTCATGCTTGTGTTGTGTGCAGCTGTAAGGCTGTCTGGGGCAAAGGGGCAAGATggtcttttccttttggttaTTTCTGCTAATTTTTCAAAACCCACTTGTTGACttggtttttgtgtgttttttaaagatgatgGTCTTCTCCCCTAAAAATTGATGTCTACAATGGGACCTTGTAAATAATGAAATGGGTGCTCTTTACTGATGTTAACAAAATCTTGTGCTCCGATGAGAATAATTCCATATGCACACTTAACTGAATACAAGCAAACACTCCTAGCAGCAGAGGGATTAAAAACTGCTTCAAGGGAAGAGAATTACTGGTATATCATAGTTCAGTGTAATGAAATATAAGATGGTACAAACTacacttgctttgttttacaggCTTCTGCATGTTTGTTTTGAGTTTAGTGAAGAAACATTATCGTCTGCAGTTTTACATGGTGTGTATTACCCACTTTGCTGTGGTCACTCATGTTATGAATGTCACTAGAAGCAGTCGTGTCCCTATGCTTGTAAAATAGCTTGGAAGAGGGGTGTGGAAAATGCACTTAAACAGACAGTAATGTGAAATCACATCATGTTGGCCTGTTCAGCATCTGTTCACTTTGCAGCTTGTTGTTATATTATGGGATGTGGCCTTTCAGTCAGTGCAGGCTGTCACTGGAGAGGCCTTGTGCATGTACAGCCTGATACGTTTCCCTTGGTGAGAGGCTGGTGTGAAAGAGATTCCTGGAGAAAGGGGTGTGCGTCTCCCCGGTCTGAAGCCAAACAGTTCAGCATAGGTGGGAAGTGGTTCTTGTGACTCAAGTGTTACTTAGTACGTACTTACTTAGAGGGCCCACTGAAGTACTGTGATGGGAACTTGATCTTAACCCCTATGTGGAAGGTTTATTCTGTGACATTTAAAAGCAGTTCTGgtcttctgctctgctgtgcctcCATAGATCATTAATCCATTAAAAGAGACCAGTGTTCTCATCTCCTGTTATTTGTCCACCTAATAAACATCATAGTAGCTAATCAAAGAGTGTGAACCTTTTTCTTATAGGCCAAACCCTAATTTTGTAACATCATcggtaaaaaaaacaaaaccaaaaaaacacctaaaaagaaacccccaaaaccccacagacaccccctcccccccctttaATATAGGAATGATAAGAAGCAACACAAAACAGTAATGCAGCTTCTGTCTTTAAAGAACTTGAGCAGTCAGGGCACTGCACAACCTTAAAGATTTCCTAAAGCTCTGGGGATGCAGTTAACCCCTCTGTGTATACAGTGCTTTAGGTAGCACTTCACCATTGAGGAACGCTAATTCTAGACTCGTACTTAGCTGAGCCCTGTATGAGCATGTAAAAAACCACTTTTACtcaaaaaaattactgtgtGTGGGAGAACTTGTCTGACAGGGAGATGCAGCTTTTCTAGGAGAGGTGGTCTTTATCTTCTAATCTGCAGTAAAAATCCTTATCATCAGATTGGCACAAggtaaatatattaattttccatgattttttccccctgctggaaagaaggcagaaaaacttGGTGCCTGCCCAGAAAACATTAACGTGTGACCACTTAAGAATTGCAGTAAAAAGATGGAAGCCACACAACACAGTGTTTGGGCAGACAAGATTAGCCATTTGGTTTTAGGTGGTGTTCCAGTATCACTGTACACATACTAAAAATTTTGCTCCAAAGACGCTTTAATTAACCAGCAGGTAATATTTTCAGAAACCTTAGGCAGTTCTTGCACACCCCCTTTCAGCCTTCTTGAGTTGCCTTAACTGGAAGGAGATGCTGGCTGCCATAGGAAAACACGTGTGATAACAGATCGAAAGAAGTAGGACATTTAGAGTGCTTAAAGTTGGTGTTTCATGGAAAAACTACCAGTTCttgatttaaaactttttggaaaataaaacttattgTAGAATCTTTACTGGTAAACTGTTTGGAAACCACTTTATTGTGCACTGGTGCTACAGAATAAACACCAAGTACATACAGTAATACTGAGGAGAACAACTGTTGGAATGACCATGTGTGTAAAAATTAACACTGTGTTTTCACTAATCCTGAGAATATTCATGTTTCATAAGAGGACTGGTATTCTGTTATGAGAGATATCTACATCTGTGTAACATAACTCTTTCATAAGTAGTTCATTGCCATTTTATCGTTACAGTTCTAACATGTCTGTTACATGTATATACAGAATATCACGTTGCTtacatttctttgctgctttcacGCTGAAGGTGTATGTTTTATTAAATCAGATGTTAAACTGCATGTTAAAACTTTCTGGGTGGAGGTAAGTGATGGGGAAACCTGTTAAAGTTTCAGTACTTGCTTCAGAAAGGCAGCTAACTTGTGATATACTGTATGCACACATCTCTTGCATTATCACTAGAACTGGTCTTCCCTGTGAACTCCTAACTATCTCCTTTAGCCAGTATTTGCCGAGGTGTACGGGTCAGTGTTTTCACTAACTGTTGTGTTGTTGCATTGTTAACAGTTCGCATGGACTCATGTCACTTTGCTGATCACTGTAACTCAATCTCATCTTGTCATCCAAAATCTCTTTGAAGGCATGATCTGGTAAGGGGACAGTAATAAACTGGTTTGTAACTGTTGCATTGAAAGGTTGGTTCTTTTACATAGAACTGGTTAAGCAATAATTGTGGAAACAGTTCAAAGAGCACAAATTGAAGGAGCATTAATGTCTAGTTGGAAGGGGAATCAGAGGAATTGGGAGCAATGAGGTAAAGGATACAGGAGAGGAAGCAGAAACCTCTAACTAGGTTGGCAGCCACAAGTGTGATAGTTTTGAACAACCGCTTAATTTACTTGAAAGGAGGATTGTTTGCATGCTTGGTGAAATAGTTTCCATAGCATTTTGCTGAATGGATGACTATCCAGCAGTTATTTTTCAATTACTTGGGAGCTTAAGGTTGCTCAGAGCTATAGAAGTTGGACTATTTAATTTGAAATCCCCAGTCTGGTCACCTTCCCTGTTCAGATAAATTCAGATTActtaaagtattttaagagTTTAAATATTGGATATTGTTGGATCATCTTAATGCCCCATTTCCAGCGATATATTAAATTATGATGATGCAGTTAAACTCAATTACTTAGAACTGCTCCTCAAAGAGAGGGTGTGTTTTCCCACCCTGCACCTCTTTAGGGACAAGGTAAATTACAAGttgagaaagaaggaagaagcacATGGAAGATAATCTGTGTCCTTCTAAGGACATAAAACTGCATGTTGTCCTGTTACTTTTCCTAATATATTTACAGTGGGGGAGATTACTGCAGAAAAGATGCGctcatagaaaaaaaaccccaaagccttTGACAAAGTTTGTGCaaacaaatttttttcatagtgaTGGTGATCATGTGCCAAAATCTGAACCTAATTGCCTTGCTAGCCTGTTTTATATTTCCACTGGTGCTAGGCAATTTTTCAGATGGTTGCAAAATCTGACTTTTAGCTTATTAATACATCTCTGCTTTGAAAAGGGTAAAAAATAGAGGTTAACAGGCTTGAGTAACAAATACAGATGCTGTCTGCATGCAGAGAGCACTTAGAAAGCTAAACCAGACTGCTCCAAGCTGacaagaggggggaaaaaaaaaggaaactttttttttttttaatttaggtaTCATTACACTTTACAAGGAATTTGCTTGCTTTGATGTTACCAGAAACATTAACATGTTTATATTTGTTGATTTCTTCTTAACTGTGGTACCAGTCTTCAAGcctgataggaaaaaaacagcccGCTCACATTTTAATCTCATGCACCAAAATCATATTTTAACTTGAACTAACATGGATCTGTAATGGTCTGGATTGGCTGAAGACTAAAACCAGTATAGCTAAATATGCTGTTCATGCAGGAACTAGCTGAACACATTATGAAACATAATTCCTTCtaaatactacagaaaaaattcccagaaacaaatgctgctgtttcagtttctgtCCTATGTTTAGGTTgggcagcttttctttttctccgTGAAACTTTTAATGTCTTTCTGTAGGTTTCTGGTTCCAATTTCAAGTGTCATCTGCAACGATATTACTGCTTACatttttggatttttctttggCAGAACACCATTAATTAAGGTAGGTACTTAGGCACTTCCTCACTAACAAGCTTTTACAATTTATAGCATTTTTGATACTTGTTCAGAAACACGttcatggaaaaaatactttccgCTGTGCTGCGTGATGCACATCTTTGCTAGAAAAAACAATTGACTATCCTATGTCTGAAGATTTGTACGTGGAAACTGGGATTAATGTATATGTGATATTGACATTACAGTATAATACAGTTCAAGCCTATTACATCATAATTGCTTCCTTTTTGGATGGTATATGCTGGTTTAACTGCATGCTTACTGTACAAAAACTGTAATTTGAAATAAGCTGCTAGGTCATATATACCTATGCCTCGTTTGGTCTCGTGGAGGTAGCACCAGGGTCTCAAGCAGTAATCTTCCTATTCTGCTAAAATATACCAGACTCCACAAAAAGccacaaattattattttcatgatGTTGCAATATTAACTTTTGGGTATTTGGTTGGTTCTGATATTAAACTGCTCCTAAATTGAAAACGTGATAGAATTTGATGAAGAAAATAGCTTGCTACACTGGCCTTTCCAGGCCTGCAGTTACTTACTGTATTGTTTTGCCAGTCTGTATGTAGGAAGCTAGTGTCTCCCGaggagcatccccagcagcagtgaTCTAACACCCAGGCTTCCGTTGCTATCTAAGTGTGCAGTTGCTAGCAGAGGTCCCCTGCAGAGCCATCACGCACTTGTGCAGGTTTCCGAGCCTTCTGCTTGGAGGAGCTCAGCGCGTTAcccaggggcaggcagcagcctcaggacagcagcagcagaggatggAAAGGGAGCCCTCCATTCCCTCAAGCTGCCCAGTGGCACTAACCAAGCTGTGGCACTTTCCCTCCTTGCCTGGGACAGGCCCTAGCCATACTCCTCTGTGTATCTTGCtcagtggctgcagctgctgacacTCGGTATTTCACACATCTGAAAAACCCAAGTAGAAAGTTCATTTTCACAAATGAGTTCCAGTAAAAAGGGTTCAATGATGCAATGATGAGGCTAATGCTATCTGTTTTGTGCCTAGCTGTCTCCCAAGAAGACCTGGGAAGGGTTCATTGGAGGCTTCTTTTCCACAGTTGTATTTGGATTTATTGTAAGTAACCACAGGACTTTCCTTGTATAGGTTCAGTCTTCAACTTCTTGTTTTCACTTGAAGTGAAATTACTGACAAATTTGCTCATCTCAAACTGCTGAAAGTCTAAGAGTTAGGGTTTTGGTTAGAGAATTCTGCTGGACAGGTCAGGCACGGCTCGCACCTCTCCTGAGTAGGTCATATTGACTATTTTTGTCATTACTGTTACTATCTCTGGAATTGTTTTATCTATTAGTTGCATCTCTTTTTGGAAATTGAAGTTTATTGATAGCattatttatgctttttataGTAATACTTTTGTATTACATACTGTATAATGACATTTCTCCTGAGAAGTAGTTTATACTGATGATATGCATGGATGGTAATACCAGCATACAGTAACTGGTCTGATAAGTAATAGATCACCAAGGTCAGCAGAACTTGTAACTGCCAAACTTGGTAGAAGCAATAGTTCAAGTTTCAGTGGAGAAGTGAACTGCAAAGAAACGATGAGTGGCTAACATTTTGAggattttttaatgcaaaaacgTCCAGTAGATGTGAACCTGAgagagatgaaaaggaaaacaagttagGAAATCATCACTAAGTCCATTGAATGTCCCCATTTGTCTGCCTTGTTGAGGCGTTCTCCAACTTGGCCAACAGGCCAATTTTACTCCATTCTGGGTCTCTTTGTTACTAAAAACATCTTCATTATCCTCAGTGTGCAATGACAAAGCCATCCATTACAGTATGATTTTTGACTTTAACAACAAGTGCCTATTTCAGGagtctttgttttgcttttcagttttcctattttttgGCTCAACATCAATACTTTGTCTGCCCCGTGGAATATAACAGTGAAACCAACAGATTTGTGACAGAGTGTGAACCTTCAGAGCTCTTTCAGATGACGAAGTACTCTGTGCCACCGTTGCTTCAGGCTGTGTTGGGAtgggtaaggaaaaaaaccaaggctTTGCATAAAGTAGAAAGTGTGCTTCTCAGACTGAATGGTTTTCTAAACCTTTTAGAAAGGTGTATGAATGCTGGTAAGGCTTGAAGGGTAAGAACCAAATGGATGCTGTGAGCTCCTCCGTTGCTCAGACAGGGGAGGTGGTCGCCCAAGCAgaactgaaatgctttgctggagTCACCCAAGGACAGCCACCTGTGTTCTTGTGGCCTCTGCTCTCTTTGTGCTGGAAGTGGATGTCACATCAGCATTTTGCAGGCAAATTGTTGTTGAAGAGCAACCTTTACATTTTTGTGGAAAGTGAACAAAGGCTTGTTATGGCCCCAATTAGTAGCAAACTTAAGTACTCTTCTAGAACTTCATTCCATTTTCAGCTGGGGTGTAACTGTTGCTAGGATTGGATGTCTACTTTCTTCACCACATAGCATCTTGCACATTAGTGCCATTACTTCCATGCTGAGTGAAAAAGGAGTACCAGTAATAGTTCCACGCAATGTAGTCACTGACCCTTTTCCTCACGCCCAGCCTGGAAATTTGTGTAAGTGAGCTGTTGTATCTTCACCTGTCAGGAAATAGGTCATCAGTTATTCTACTGTATAAAACAGTGCTCCGAAGTCACCAGGCTCCAGGCGCACTCCAACAGGGAGAGAATATTGGATAGAAACAAAGCAGTCATTGTCTTTCCTTTAGGGCAAAGAGGAGGTGATGGGGATAAATGGAGAAGCAGCAAGTTCCGCAGTGCTGCTCTCACCTGTGCTGTGGCTCAGCACAGAGGGTGACTGCACAGCgtgagggaaggcagcaggctTTGCCTATGTTTACATGGGTGtaaggggaaggagaagagttGATGTGGTTACCAGAAGGaagcacaaactgaaaactgtAGCAACCAAACCTAAGACTAAAAGTAATTAATGGCTACGGTTGGTACTCAGAAAAGCGAGATCGCATCTAGAAGGAGCTCTGATATTTTTCGTACCAAATGAATGTACTGTTGCTTCAGGGACTGTGGGGTTGATTGCAAATTTAATAAGGATTTTTCTGCACAAAAACACAATGTGG contains these protein-coding regions:
- the CDS1 gene encoding phosphatidate cytidylyltransferase 1 — encoded protein: MSARRRRRAAAEEEEEEEEEEAAEAGSDKEVDLEERLGELDLRIDSDVPDVPPPTDSTPEILKRALSGLSARWKNWWIRGILTLAMISVFFLIIYLGSFMLMLLVLSIQVKCYHEIITIGYRVYHSYDLPWFRSLSWYFLLCVNYFFYGETVADYFATFVQRREQLQFLIRYHRFISFALYLTGFCMFVLSLVKKHYRLQFYMFAWTHVTLLITVTQSHLVIQNLFEGMIWFLVPISSVICNDITAYIFGFFFGRTPLIKLSPKKTWEGFIGGFFSTVVFGFIFSYFLAQHQYFVCPVEYNSETNRFVTECEPSELFQMTKYSVPPLLQAVLGWETVNMYPFQMHSIALSTFASLIGPFGGFFASGFKRAFKIKDFADTIPGHGGIMDRFDCQYLMATFVHVYITSFIRGPNPSKLLKQLLILQPEQQLSVYKTLKSHLIEKGILQPSLRV